One window from the genome of Patescibacteria group bacterium encodes:
- a CDS encoding S-methyl-5-thioribose-1-phosphate isomerase: protein MSLQKTIQDIQTLKIQGATAVAQATLLGLKKCAKKMKSATPSKFIKEAEKCGKALAYARPTEPMAQNLVELVISKLKKSAQVGADNKHLQEILEYLVNHELREMEEDLKQVVEEGVKLIKNKDKILTFCHSSTVEKILIEAKSQGKKFKVYVPETRPLFQGRITAKNLSQAKIDVTMIVDSLTDKLLVQKQVNKVLIGADVILGDGSIINKVGSFGICEDAHQNKIPVYVAAVLLKKQKGKLKVKIEKRQPREVWEKQFKNITIKNPAFDKVPAKYITGIVTERGVLKPGEVKEPFS, encoded by the coding sequence ATGTCTCTCCAAAAAACAATCCAAGACATCCAAACCCTTAAAATCCAGGGCGCAACAGCAGTTGCCCAAGCCACGCTTTTAGGTCTGAAAAAATGCGCTAAGAAAATGAAGTCAGCAACCCCATCTAAGTTTATTAAAGAAGCGGAAAAGTGCGGCAAAGCTTTGGCTTATGCCCGGCCCACCGAACCAATGGCGCAAAATTTGGTTGAACTCGTAATTTCTAAATTAAAAAAGTCAGCTCAAGTCGGAGCAGACAATAAACACCTGCAGGAAATTTTGGAATATTTAGTTAACCATGAATTACGGGAAATGGAGGAGGATTTAAAGCAAGTGGTTGAGGAGGGCGTGAAATTGATTAAGAACAAAGATAAAATTTTGACTTTTTGTCATTCTTCCACAGTGGAAAAGATTTTAATTGAAGCTAAAAGTCAAGGAAAAAAGTTTAAAGTATATGTCCCGGAAACCCGGCCGCTTTTTCAGGGCCGGATTACAGCCAAAAATTTGAGTCAAGCGAAAATTGATGTTACAATGATAGTAGATTCTTTAACCGACAAATTGCTGGTTCAAAAGCAGGTGAACAAGGTTTTGATTGGCGCGGATGTGATTCTGGGGGATGGCAGCATCATTAATAAGGTCGGGAGTTTTGGTATTTGTGAAGACGCGCATCAGAATAAAATTCCAGTTTATGTGGCTGCGGTTTTGTTAAAGAAACAAAAGGGCAAACTCAAAGTGAAAATTGAGAAACGCCAGCCGCGAGAAGTTTGGGAAAAGCAATTTAAAAATATCACTATTAAAAATCCGGCTTTTGATAAAGTCC